The following coding sequences lie in one Salmo salar chromosome ssa13, Ssal_v3.1, whole genome shotgun sequence genomic window:
- the LOC106568492 gene encoding zinc finger and BTB domain-containing protein 7C — MGHSEDDLIGIPFPNHSSDVLCCLNEQRRAGLLCDVVLIVRDQEYQTHRSVLAACSQYFKKLFTVSSDGRDKHGVYEIDFVAPESLTAILEFAYTSTLTVTASNVKEILGAAQMLEIPCIVTVCLEIMDSGKGGGGGREGDEEEDEEEEVEEQEEEEEEEEESRKDEQEVHEEDNASEWSSRSSESQDQAESERGAPPSPPSTSQYQHRYELQRNRKCTDKDSQCEKPSPEHERMESRALKDFSIESLLQEGLYPKLPSVLDRRDNFSPLLPGFYPPMWAAEFPGFPPQVLDPNLNPSHHTQTPTLHRSSHPSQLDNRPLDLAVKREVVKEEVPPSMLHSDFLKDLMTSGLGVGVVQSEGPHLHPSQIKQEEDFRSYLSFLSASSHLGVLFPPWQMEEERKMKPKASQQCPICNKVIQGAGKLPRHMRTHTGEKPYMCTICEVRFTRQDKLKIHMRKHTGERPYVCLHCNSKFVHNYDLKNHLRIHTGVRPYQCEHCYKSFTRSDHLHRHIKRQSCRVSRPRRGRKPAAWRSANNFLQGPPSSANHHEDGKDGCRLLPSSHRGVRGHGLGLGERERQALGAKGLGYKDLDSDSRESREGRKAREGREAREGREAREARHHQSDRKHVVDKVELERQRGMFTFALAGPGGEVLTHPPFYTPTPDPWTIRLENHVSPIPEPTN; from the exons ATGGGCCACAGTGAAGATGACCTGATCGGGATTCCGTTCCCCAACCACAGCAGTGATGTCCTGTGCTGCCTTAACGAACAGCGCCGCGCCGGGTTGCTCTGTGACGTGGTGCTCATCGTACGTGATCAGGAGTATCAGACCCACCGATCTGTCCTCGCCGCCTGCAGCCAGTATTTCAAGAAGCTCTTCACCGTGTCCTCGGACGGAAGGGACAAGCACGGGGTGTATGAGATAGACTTCGTGGCCCCCGAGTCACTGACGGCCATCTTGGAGTTTGCCTACACATCTACGCTAACGGTGACGGCGTCCAACGTGAAAGAAATTCTCGGAGCGGCTCAGATGCTGGAGATCCCCTGCatcgtcactgtctgtctggagaTTATGGACTCTggcaagggaggaggaggaggaagagagggagatgaagaggaagacgaagaggaggaggtagaggaacaggaggaggaggaggaggaggaagaagagtcGAGGAAGGACGAGCAGGAGGTTCATGAGGAGGACAACGCCAGTGAGTGGTCTTCGAGGTCGTCAGAGAGTCAGGACCAGGCTGAGTCGGAGAGAGGAGCACCACCCAGTCCACCCAGTACCAGTCAGTACCAGCACCGGTACGAGCTGCAGAGGAACAGGAAGTGCACAGACAAAGACTCTCAGTGTGAGAAACCCAGCCCGGAGCATGAGCGCATGGAGAGCCGAGCCCTCAAGGACTTTTCCATTGAGTCTCTGCTACAGGAAGGGCTGTACCCTAAACTGCCATCAGTCCTGGACAGGAGGGACAACTTTTCCCCTCTGCTCCCTGGCTTCTACCCTCCCATGTGGGCTGCAGAGTTCCCAGGATTCCCCCCGCAGGTCCTAGACCCCAACCTCAACCCCAGCCACCACACCCAGACCCCGACCCTCCACCGTTCCTCCCACCCTTCTCAACTGGACAACCGACCCTTAGACCTGGCCGTGAAGAGAGAGGTCGTCAAGGAGGAAGTCCCTCCCAGCATGCTCCACAGTGACTTCCTGAAAGACTTAATGACCTCCGGCCTGGGGGTGGGGGTGGTACAGTCCGAGGGGCCTCACCTCCACCCGAGTCAGATAAAGCAGGAGGAAGACTTCCGCTCATACCTGAGCTTCCTGAGTGCATCAAGCCACCTGGGGGTGCTGTTCCCTCCCTggcagatggaggaggagaggaagatgaaGCCCAAAGCATCCCAGCAGTGTCCCATCTGTAACAAGGTGATCCAGGGGGCAGGGAAACTACCCAGACACATgaggactcacacaggagagaaaccatatatgTGCACCATCTGTGAGGTGCGCTTCACCAG GCAAGACAAGCTGAAGATCCACATGCGGAAGCACACAGGAGAGCGGCCCTACGTCTGCCTCCACTGCAACTCCAAGTTTGTCCACAACTACGACCTGAAGAACCACCTGCGTATCCACACAGGAGTGCGGCCCTACCAGTGTGAGCACTGCTACAAGAGCTTCACACGCTCAGACCACCTGCACCGACACATCAAGAGGCAGAGCTGTCGCGTCTCACGCCCTCGACGAGGCCGCAAGCCCGCCGCCTGGCGCTCAGCCAACAACTTCCTGCAGGGCCCTCCTAGCTCGGCCAATCACCACGAGGATGGCAAGGACGGCTGCCGGCTCCTGCCCTCTTCCCACAGAGGCGTTAGAGGTCACGGTCTGGgcctaggggagagagagagacaggccctgGGTGCTAAGGGCCTGGGCTATAAGGACTTGGACAGTGACAGCAGAGAGAGCCGGGAGGGCAGGAAGGCCAGAGAAGGCCGTGAGGCCAGGGAGGGCCGTGAGGCCAGGGAGGCTCGGCATCACCAGTCAGACAGGAAGCATGTGGTTGACAAAGTGGagctggagagacagaggggcatgTTCACCTTTGCCCTGGCGGGGCCTGGGGGGGAAGTCCTTACCCACCCTCCATTTTACACCCCAACCCCTGACCCCTGGACCATTAGACTAGAGAACCACGTCTCTCCCATCCCTGAGCCGACCAACTGA